The following coding sequences are from one Granulicella sp. L56 window:
- the prfB gene encoding peptide chain release factor 2 (programmed frameshift), whose product MLSDLEFTYNPVRDKVRDLREYLDSARLRRELAIIEEKTADPTIWADAARSQPLMRERKRLETLLADDAELARRSDDIEAYFELAKEGENTEPDLVREIPALIDFADKLESKTMLSGETDALNAIVVVHPGAGGTESQDWAEMLMRMYIRWGERQNFKVEINEVQDGDEAGIKSATFTISGDFAFGLLSGETGVHRLVRISPFDSAKRRHTSFASVFVSPEIDDTIVIDIKPDDLRIDTYRSGGKGGQHVNTTDSAVRITHLPTGLVAGCQNERSQHKNKERAMKMLRSRLYEYELDKKKAVSRKLEDSKLDIKFGSQIRSYVLQPYRMAKDLRTRVEVGDVDKVLDGDLEPFIRGYLRMRREGNFPAEIAEDDDI is encoded by the exons ATGTTGAGCGACTTAGAATTTACCTATAACCCAGTTCGCGACAAAGTCCGCGATCTGCGGGAGTATCTT GACTCGGCTCGTCTGCGTCGTGAACTAGCCATCATCGAAGAAAAAACTGCTGACCCCACCATCTGGGCTGATGCAGCGCGTTCGCAGCCATTGATGCGCGAACGCAAGCGTCTCGAAACTCTGCTCGCCGATGACGCTGAATTAGCGCGCCGCTCCGACGACATCGAGGCCTACTTCGAGCTCGCTAAAGAGGGTGAGAACACCGAGCCCGACCTCGTTCGCGAGATTCCGGCACTCATCGACTTCGCCGACAAGCTCGAATCGAAGACCATGCTCTCCGGCGAGACCGATGCGCTCAATGCCATCGTCGTCGTCCATCCCGGCGCAGGCGGTACCGAGTCGCAGGATTGGGCCGAGATGCTCATGCGTATGTATATTCGGTGGGGCGAGCGCCAGAACTTCAAGGTCGAGATCAACGAAGTCCAGGACGGCGACGAAGCCGGCATCAAGTCAGCCACCTTCACCATCTCCGGCGACTTTGCCTTCGGTCTTCTCTCTGGTGAAACAGGGGTTCATCGTCTGGTTCGCATCTCGCCGTTCGACTCCGCCAAGCGCCGCCACACCAGCTTCGCCAGCGTCTTCGTCTCGCCCGAGATCGACGACACCATCGTCATCGACATCAAGCCCGACGATCTTCGCATCGATACCTACCGGTCTGGAGGCAAGGGTGGCCAGCACGTCAATACCACCGACTCCGCCGTTCGCATTACCCACCTTCCTACCGGTCTTGTCGCGGGCTGCCAGAACGAGCGCTCGCAGCACAAGAACAAGGAGAGGGCGATGAAAATGTTGCGTTCGCGCTTGTACGAGTATGAGCTCGATAAGAAGAAAGCTGTCAGCAGAAAGCTCGAAGATTCCAAGCTCGATATCAAGTTCGGCTCGCAGATTCGCAGCTACGTTCTTCAGCCCTATCGCATGGCCAAAGATCTTCGCACCCGCGTTGAAGTAGGCGATGTCGATAAAGTCCTCGACGGCGACCTTGAGCCTTTCATTCGCGGTTACCTGCGTATGAGGCGCGAAGGAAACTTTCCGGCCGAGATCGCAGAGGACGACGACATCTAG
- a CDS encoding class I SAM-dependent methyltransferase has protein sequence MRNLFSSDSSSSAKGAGGNRVPRHSSGWKELLKHLSTQESLRVLDIGPTSSTNINYITSLGHSIYMANLVEEAAKPEWVVPAEGDKVAGFNVEGFLKSNLNFSGRMFDVVILWDTADYLPEPLLAPVFARIHEVLQPGGLMLAFFHAAPDAEASFNRYHLTDTDVIEMQRAGNYPLLNVYSNRKIENMLSEFSNFRFFLAKDSLREVIITR, from the coding sequence ATGCGCAATCTCTTTAGCAGCGATAGCTCAAGCAGCGCCAAGGGTGCTGGGGGCAACCGCGTCCCCCGCCATTCCAGCGGATGGAAGGAGTTGCTCAAGCATCTGAGCACGCAGGAATCGCTGCGCGTCCTCGATATCGGTCCCACGTCCTCCACCAACATCAACTACATCACCAGTCTTGGCCACAGCATCTATATGGCGAATCTGGTCGAAGAGGCTGCGAAGCCAGAGTGGGTCGTCCCCGCTGAAGGGGACAAGGTCGCTGGCTTCAACGTGGAAGGTTTCCTTAAGTCCAATCTCAATTTTTCCGGACGCATGTTCGATGTAGTAATCCTCTGGGACACGGCGGATTACCTACCCGAGCCTCTGCTCGCGCCAGTGTTCGCGCGTATTCACGAGGTGTTACAGCCCGGCGGCCTTATGCTGGCATTCTTCCATGCAGCGCCGGATGCGGAGGCGTCTTTCAACCGCTACCATCTCACAGACACTGACGTCATCGAGATGCAGCGTGCAGGAAACTATCCGCTGCTCAACGTCTACAGCAACCGAAAGATTGAAAACATGCTGAGCGAATTTAGTAACTTTCGCTTCTTCCTCGCGAAAGACAGTCTTCGCGAAGTCATCATTACCCGCTAA
- a CDS encoding polymer-forming cytoskeletal protein, with protein sequence MKPAEGSTVIGKSVVVRGDISGQEDLYLDCDIEGSITLSENRLTIGPDARIVADVIVRDLIVFGRLTGNVQATGRVDLRQSASLTGDIVAGRLSIEESAILKGRVELKPGAGQPASTSQTASAPAATSPETLVLQPKA encoded by the coding sequence ATGAAGCCAGCAGAAGGTTCCACCGTTATCGGTAAGTCAGTCGTGGTTCGCGGAGATATCTCCGGCCAGGAAGACCTCTATCTGGACTGCGACATTGAAGGTAGCATCACCCTTTCTGAAAATCGGTTGACCATCGGTCCAGATGCGCGCATCGTCGCCGACGTCATCGTGCGCGATCTGATCGTCTTCGGCAGGCTTACCGGCAATGTCCAGGCCACAGGGCGCGTCGACCTGCGCCAGTCGGCGTCTCTTACGGGAGATATCGTCGCGGGTAGGCTTTCTATCGAAGAGAGTGCCATACTCAAGGGGCGCGTCGAACTGAAGCCGGGTGCGGGTCAACCTGCTTCTACGTCGCAAACGGCTTCGGCTCCTGCCGCGACTTCGCCAGAAACTCTCGTCCTGCAGCCGAAGGCCTAA
- a CDS encoding CoA-binding protein yields the protein MMNEPSLIHALLTRSSTIAVVGLSADPGKPSHYVPAYMQQHGYRILPVNPTVDTLLGEKCYPSLADLPVKPDIVNVFRLPKYIPAIVEEMLQLGLPNLWVQSGILNLEAAAKAEAGGIHVVMDRCIMVEHRRTAL from the coding sequence ATGATGAACGAGCCCTCCCTCATCCACGCCCTGCTCACCCGGTCTTCCACCATCGCCGTAGTCGGGCTGTCTGCCGATCCCGGCAAGCCCAGCCACTACGTGCCGGCCTATATGCAGCAGCACGGCTACCGTATCCTGCCCGTCAACCCGACTGTAGACACCTTGCTCGGCGAGAAATGCTATCCCAGCCTCGCCGATCTTCCCGTCAAGCCGGACATCGTCAACGTCTTCCGCCTGCCTAAATACATTCCCGCCATCGTGGAGGAGATGCTCCAACTCGGCCTCCCCAATCTCTGGGTCCAATCCGGCATCCTCAACCTCGAAGCTGCCGCCAAAGCCGAGGCAGGCGGTATTCACGTCGTCATGGACCGCTGCATCATGGTCGAGCATCGCCGGACAGCTCTCTAA
- the lnt gene encoding apolipoprotein N-acyltransferase: MRQIPLRLWLMAVLSGILQVLPFPIAGPTPLWRTAFCWIALLPLLWALLANDKAGAPLKFHQGAALGYLCGFVWYLGNCYWIYQTMYLYGGLAKPIAAGILVLFCLYLGLYHALFAALVTAFHRRFGRQATLLLIPFAWIAVELARARITGFPWDQLGIAQVDNSLLTRLAPIAGAYGLSFVIVAVNALWLIRIRVRDRRFTRPALTITGVVIILLYVAALHRFHTPTYSETTAKATLLQENLAVGAERTGPEPSVEQLIDSFSQLSLHPPRNRCNGIPELPSTTCIVFEVPPQSAQQTMPPTPTNLIVWPEAPAPFVEDDPRFRIGMSSLARAANAPVIVDDLGVGRSSDPTASKSFDRFNSASFLTPDGVFAGRYDKMHLVPFGEYVPFKSLLFFAGNLLAEAGDLSAGTHRTVFTYDGHHYGTFICYESTFADEIRLFVLKGADVLVNISDDGWYGDTSAPWQHLNMVRMRAIENHRWVLRSTNTGVTAVIDPYGRVTASAPRHIRTALHAGFGYEHDITFYTAHGDLFAYLCALITTLAFVYSFRRKIN, encoded by the coding sequence ATGCGACAAATTCCTCTGCGGCTCTGGTTGATGGCCGTACTCTCCGGCATCCTTCAGGTGCTGCCCTTTCCTATCGCCGGACCCACGCCGCTCTGGCGAACCGCTTTCTGCTGGATCGCGCTTCTTCCACTTCTATGGGCGCTGCTCGCGAACGATAAAGCTGGCGCTCCACTCAAATTCCATCAGGGAGCGGCCCTCGGCTATCTCTGCGGCTTTGTCTGGTATCTCGGTAACTGCTACTGGATCTATCAGACGATGTATCTCTACGGTGGCCTGGCCAAACCTATCGCCGCAGGTATCCTTGTTCTCTTCTGCTTGTATCTCGGTCTCTATCACGCACTCTTCGCGGCGCTCGTTACTGCCTTCCATCGCCGCTTCGGGCGTCAGGCCACACTCCTTCTAATACCGTTCGCCTGGATCGCGGTCGAGTTAGCCCGCGCACGCATCACCGGCTTTCCCTGGGACCAGCTAGGCATTGCTCAGGTAGATAACTCACTCCTTACTCGGCTCGCGCCGATCGCTGGTGCCTATGGCCTGTCCTTCGTCATCGTGGCAGTCAATGCCCTCTGGCTCATTCGTATCCGTGTTCGGGACCGGCGATTTACTCGTCCAGCACTTACCATCACCGGTGTAGTCATCATTTTGCTTTACGTCGCTGCGCTGCATCGCTTTCACACGCCTACTTACTCTGAAACAACTGCCAAAGCCACGCTGCTACAGGAGAATCTCGCGGTAGGTGCGGAGAGAACTGGCCCAGAGCCATCCGTCGAGCAACTTATCGATTCTTTCTCGCAACTTAGCCTCCATCCTCCGCGCAATCGCTGTAATGGAATCCCCGAACTCCCTTCCACTACCTGCATCGTCTTCGAAGTTCCCCCGCAATCTGCACAGCAAACGATGCCGCCAACGCCAACGAACCTTATCGTGTGGCCCGAAGCTCCTGCGCCCTTTGTTGAGGACGATCCACGCTTCCGCATTGGCATGTCCTCGCTCGCACGCGCGGCCAATGCGCCGGTCATCGTAGACGACTTAGGCGTCGGCCGTAGCTCCGACCCCACTGCCTCGAAGTCATTCGATCGCTTCAACTCTGCGTCGTTTCTTACACCCGACGGCGTCTTCGCTGGCCGCTACGACAAGATGCATTTGGTCCCCTTCGGCGAATACGTTCCCTTCAAATCCCTGCTCTTCTTCGCCGGAAACTTACTCGCTGAAGCAGGAGACTTATCGGCAGGCACCCACCGCACGGTCTTCACCTACGACGGTCACCATTACGGCACCTTCATCTGCTATGAGTCCACCTTCGCCGACGAGATCCGCCTCTTCGTGCTCAAAGGCGCAGATGTCCTCGTCAACATCTCCGACGATGGCTGGTATGGCGATACCAGCGCGCCATGGCAGCACCTCAACATGGTCCGCATGCGCGCCATCGAAAACCATCGCTGGGTGCTTCGCTCCACCAACACCGGCGTCACCGCTGTTATCGATCCCTATGGTCGAGTTACAGCCTCCGCGCCGCGCCATATCCGCACTGCTCTTCACGCTGGCTTCGGCTACGAGCACGACATTACCTTCTACACCGCGCATGGCGATCTCTTCGCCTATCTCTGCGCTCTTATCACTACGCTGGCATTCGTTTATAGCTTCAGGCGAAAAATCAACTAA
- a CDS encoding class I SAM-dependent methyltransferase, with translation MSKSLNAKPNYGIDAPGVIRNLLVAGVICLLLALFGPRTLHIGNVAILLGSSLVWPAIFLLVPGLLMLLYSLHGKFLHRDRMLALHAWRGDEQVLDVGTGRGLLLVGAARHLTTGHATGIDVWNKEDLSNNSVGATQHNLELEGVAARCTLVSEGAQQMSFPDASFDVILSNLCLHNIYDRPTRNQALAEIVRVLKPGGIVILSDYKLTREYAEQLQLAGLGVERRPPDWLRTFPALAIIMARK, from the coding sequence ATGTCCAAGTCATTAAATGCCAAACCGAACTACGGTATCGATGCCCCCGGCGTCATCCGTAACCTGCTTGTCGCGGGCGTCATCTGCCTTCTTTTGGCACTCTTCGGCCCGCGTACCCTCCATATCGGTAATGTCGCAATCCTTCTCGGCAGCTCGCTGGTTTGGCCTGCCATATTTCTGCTGGTTCCGGGCCTGCTTATGCTGCTCTACAGCCTCCACGGCAAATTTCTTCATCGCGACCGTATGCTCGCCCTGCATGCGTGGCGCGGCGACGAGCAGGTGCTCGACGTCGGCACCGGCCGCGGCCTGCTGCTTGTAGGCGCGGCCCGCCATCTCACCACTGGCCACGCCACTGGCATCGATGTCTGGAATAAAGAGGACCTCAGCAACAACTCCGTCGGCGCCACGCAGCACAACCTTGAGCTTGAGGGCGTCGCGGCGCGCTGCACCCTTGTCAGCGAAGGTGCGCAGCAGATGTCCTTTCCCGATGCCAGCTTCGATGTCATCCTCTCGAATCTCTGCCTGCACAATATCTATGACCGTCCCACCCGCAACCAGGCTCTGGCAGAGATCGTTCGCGTCCTCAAGCCCGGCGGCATCGTCATCCTCTCCGACTACAAGCTCACTCGCGAGTATGCTGAGCAGCTACAGCTGGCCGGTCTCGGTGTTGAGCGCAGGCCGCCGGACTGGCTACGCACCTTTCCTGCGCTCGCGATCATCATGGCCCGCAAATAA
- a CDS encoding DinB family protein has translation MTKSSAKPNTVTDPHEPLRKQLSELLQGGQAHATFDDAVKDFPAELRGTVPENLPYSAWQLLEHLRIAQRDILDFSAPPTGGYQPLEWPDAYWPKSPEPPSAQAWNHAIAAIHKDREHFEALILKPEADLFKPFRWGNGQNLLREALLIADHAAYHIGELIVLRRLLGIWHK, from the coding sequence ATGACCAAATCCAGCGCCAAGCCAAATACCGTGACTGATCCGCACGAACCCCTGCGCAAGCAACTCTCCGAGCTCCTTCAAGGCGGACAAGCCCATGCCACCTTCGACGATGCGGTGAAGGATTTTCCCGCCGAGCTGCGCGGCACGGTGCCCGAGAACCTGCCCTACTCTGCCTGGCAGCTCCTCGAGCATCTCCGCATCGCCCAGCGCGACATCCTCGATTTCAGCGCTCCTCCCACCGGCGGCTACCAGCCTCTCGAGTGGCCCGATGCCTATTGGCCCAAATCCCCCGAGCCACCGTCAGCGCAGGCATGGAATCACGCCATTGCCGCCATCCACAAAGACCGCGAGCACTTCGAGGCACTCATCCTGAAGCCCGAAGCCGACCTCTTCAAGCCCTTCCGTTGGGGCAACGGCCAGAACCTTCTGCGCGAAGCGCTGCTAATCGCTGACCACGCCGCCTATCATATTGGCGAGCTCATCGTTCTGCGACGCCTGCTGGGCATCTGGCACAAATAA